GTTCAGCGCGGCGCGGCCATCGCCATCTGACATTTCCAGCAGGGCCTCGCGCGCCTCGGCACTCAGCGGCAGCTTGTGGCCCAGCTCCCCCTCGGCGCGCTGTGCGAGACGCTCGAGATCGGCGAGGCTCAGACGTTCGAGCACGATCACCTGGGCGCGCGACATGACGGCGGCATTCAGCTCGAACGAGGGGTTCTCGGTGGTCGCGCCGACCAGCAGGATGGTGCCATCCTCCATATGCGGCAGGAAACTGTCCTGCTGCGCCTTGTTGAAGCGGTGGATTTCATCGACGAAAAGCAGCGTCCCCCGCCCTTGGCTGCGGCGCAGCTTGGCGGCCTCGAACACCTTGCGCAATTCGGGAACGCCGGTGAAGATCGCGCTGATCTGGACGAAGGCAAGATCGGTCTCGTCGGCCAGCAGCCGGGCGATGGTGGTCTTGCCCACCCCCGGAGGCCCCCAGAGGATCAGCGAGGAAAGACTACCCGCCGCCAGCATCGAACCGAGCGGGCCATCCGGGCCAAGCACCCTGTCCTGGCCAATCACTTCTGCCAGGCGGGCCGGACGAATCCTGTCGGCCAGAGGGCGCATCGCCGAATTGGACGGCGATTCGGATGAAGCGGGAGTGTCGAACAGATCGGCCATGTCACGCGCATTCTAGGATGCGGGCAACGGGATCGAAAGCCCCTGATCACCTTCTCTGGTCAGGATTACAGCAAGCGGTATTCCTGCGCCCTTTGCAACGCCTCGGCGGTGGTGCGGGCCATAAGCCGCTTCCGGGTCGATATCAGCCGGGCCTTGAAGGCGCTTTCCGTGATGCCAAGCTTGGCGGCCGCCTCGGCATGCCGCTCGCCTTCCGCGATGCGGCGCAGGGCGTCTTTCTGCGCCTTGGTCAGCCCGGCCGGTGGTTCGGCCAATTCGTGCAACTGCCGAAGGATGGCCGAAACCGCAACGATTTCTTCGTCGGTGAATTCACGTTTGCCATTGGCAACACTTGCGATACTGCGCGAGGTGATCAGGCCATGCGACAATGTCGCGCCATAGGGCAGCCCGTGACCGGCAGCCTCCCGCATGATGCCGAACGGATCCGGAACGGGCAGCGCGGACCATCTGCACGCCCCGGTGGTCGATAATCCCCAGGCAATGGTGGGATCCCGCAGGGCAAACCCGTTCTGAAAATAGAACTCCGCCCAAGTCTCCGGATAAGTCTGGAACCGCATCAACGGTGCCGCGAAGCGGATATGCAAAGACAGGAAATATCCCGTCGGTGCGATTACGTCCAACTTTTTCAGTAAGGCATTTATCTCTGCACGTGCAATCATGTTCTTCTGAGCCGATCCTAATTAAACTTACAATATCAACACAATCGAAACAATTTTGTATTACCAGAAGGTTAACGCATCGGAATTGTTCCGCCGACGGGTCTTATAACACCAAAAGGTATCGATATCACAATATTTCACACTGAAATACTGGCCGGGAGAGTGATTGGCCACCCCCGCATGCTGCAGTTGCAAAAACCCCGCCGCTGTTTCCAGCGACGGGGTTTTCCCGTTCTCGATTGTCGTTGCAGGCTGTCTTCAGCCGTCATCGCCCTCGGAGGCTTCGACACGTGCATGATCGGCTGCGCCCTTGGCGCTCGGATCGCGGTCGACCAGTTCGATGATTGCCATCGGCGCCATATCACCATAGCGGAAACCGGCCTTCAGCACGCGGACATAGCCACCCTGCCGATCCTTGTAACGCTCGCCCAGGACATCGAACAGCTTTGCGACATAGGCGTCCTGCTTGAGCTGCGAGGCGGCCTGGCGGCGGGCATGCAGATCGCCGCGCTTGGCCAGCGTGATCAGCTTCTCGACGATGGGGCGCAGTTCCTTGGCCTTGGGCAGGGTCGTCTTGATCTGCTCATGCTCGATCAACGAGCCAGCCATGTTGGCGAACAGCGACTTGCGGTGTTCGTGGGTACGGTTGAGACGGCGATAGCCGCGAGCGTGACGCATTTCATTTCTCCATTGACGTCTTTTGCTTTGTCCGGCGGCCCATGCGTGCGGGCCACTCTCCTTGGGGCGGAATGCCCGGGGTTTGGCGGGGCGGGATCAACCCGCCGCCGCCAGAAATTCAAGTCTCAGAACTGATCGTCGAAGCGCTTGGCCAGATCCTCGATATTCTCCGGCGGCCAATCCACGACATCCATGCCCAGATGCAGGCCCATGCCCGAGAGCACTTCCTTGATCTCGTTCAGGGATTTGCGGCCGAAATTCGGGGTCCGCAGCATCTCGGCCTCGGTCTTCTGGATCAGGTCGCCGATATAGACGATATTGTCGTTCTTCAGGCAGTTCGCCGAACGGACCGACAGTTCCAGTTCGTCCACCTTCTTGAGCAGGCGCGGATCGAATTCCAGGCCATCGTCGTTATCCTGACGGCTGGCCGATTCCGGCTCCTCGAAGTTGACGAAGACCGAAAGCTGGTCCTGAACGATACGGGCGGCATAGGCCACGGCGTCTTCCGGGGTCAGCGAACCGTCCGTCTCGATCTTCATGGTCAGCTTGTCGTAATCCAGCACCTGGCCCTCGCGGGTCGGGGTGACCTCGTAGCTGACACGCTTGACCGGCGAGAAGATCGCGTCAATCGGGATCAGGCCGATGGGCGCATCCTCGGGGCGGTTCTTGTCAGCGGCGACATAGCCCTTGCCGGTCTGCACGGTCAGCTCCAGGTTCAGATCGGCGCCCTCGTCCAGGTGGCAGATCACGTGATCGCGGTTCAGCACCGTGATCCCGGCCGTTTCCTGGATATCGCTGGCCTTCACCTCGCCCGGGCCCTTGGCCGTCAGCGAAAGGCGCTTGGGGCCCTCGACTTCCATTTTCAGGGTCACGCCCTTGAGGTTCAGGACGATATCCGTCACATCCTCGCGGACGCCGGCAACGCTGCTGAATTCATGCAGGACGTTGTCGATCTGGACCGAGGTGATGGCAGCGCCTTGCAGCGACGACAGCAGCACACGGCGCAGCGCATTGCCGAGCGTCAGGCCGAAGCCCCGCTCCAGCGGCTCTGCGACCAGGGTCGCCGTCCGGGTCGCGTCGGCGCCCGGCTTGACGACCAGCTGTGTCGGCTTGATCAGTTCGGCCCAATTCTTGTGGATCATGGGTTTGCCTCCATACTTGTTTCCGAGCCCATGACCGTGGCCGGAAACGCCCGAGGTTGAATGCGAAATGTCCGAACCGCGTGCATCACACGCAGCCCGGTGAATGATGATCCAGTATTAGACGCGACGACGCTTTGGCGGGCGGCAGCCGTTATGCGCGATCGGGGTCACATCCCGGATGGCAGTGATGTTGAAGCCGACCGCAGCCAGCGCACGCAGCGCCGATTCACGGCCCGAACCGGGGCCCTGCACTTCGACCTCAAGCGTTCTCACGCCATGTTCCTGCGCCTTGCGGCCAGCATCCTCGGCAGCCATCTGCGCGGCGTAAGGGGTCGATTTACGCGAACCCTTGAAGCCCATCGTGCCAGCCGACGACCAGGAAATGGCGTTGCCCTGCACGTCCGAGATCAGGATCTTGGTATTGTTGAAGCTCGAATTCACATGCGCCACACCGGTGGCGATGTTCTTGCGCTCTTTGCGCTTAGTCCGAGTTTTATCGCGTGCCATGTCCGTTCCCCCTTATTTCTTCTTGCCGGCAATGGGCTTCGCCGGGCCCTTGCGGGTGCGGGCATTGGTGTGGGTGCGCTGGCCGCGGGTCGGAAGACCGCGACGGTGGCGCAGGCCGCGATAGGAACCCATATCCATCAGGCGCTTGACGTTCATCTGCACTTCACGGCGCAGATCGCCTTCGACGGTCAGGTTCTGGTCGATAAATTCACGAATCTGAAGAACTTCGGCATCCGAGAGTTCGTTCACGCGACGTGCGGCATCGATGCCGGTCGATTCGCAAATCTGATGGGCATAGGCAGGGCCGATGCCATGGATATAGGTCAGTGCGATGGGGACACGTT
This region of Paracoccus saliphilus genomic DNA includes:
- a CDS encoding helix-turn-helix transcriptional regulator; translation: MIARAEINALLKKLDVIAPTGYFLSLHIRFAAPLMRFQTYPETWAEFYFQNGFALRDPTIAWGLSTTGACRWSALPVPDPFGIMREAAGHGLPYGATLSHGLITSRSIASVANGKREFTDEEIVAVSAILRQLHELAEPPAGLTKAQKDALRRIAEGERHAEAAAKLGITESAFKARLISTRKRLMARTTAEALQRAQEYRLL
- the rplQ gene encoding 50S ribosomal protein L17, translated to MRHARGYRRLNRTHEHRKSLFANMAGSLIEHEQIKTTLPKAKELRPIVEKLITLAKRGDLHARRQAASQLKQDAYVAKLFDVLGERYKDRQGGYVRVLKAGFRYGDMAPMAIIELVDRDPSAKGAADHARVEASEGDDG
- a CDS encoding DNA-directed RNA polymerase subunit alpha, translated to MIHKNWAELIKPTQLVVKPGADATRTATLVAEPLERGFGLTLGNALRRVLLSSLQGAAITSVQIDNVLHEFSSVAGVREDVTDIVLNLKGVTLKMEVEGPKRLSLTAKGPGEVKASDIQETAGITVLNRDHVICHLDEGADLNLELTVQTGKGYVAADKNRPEDAPIGLIPIDAIFSPVKRVSYEVTPTREGQVLDYDKLTMKIETDGSLTPEDAVAYAARIVQDQLSVFVNFEEPESASRQDNDDGLEFDPRLLKKVDELELSVRSANCLKNDNIVYIGDLIQKTEAEMLRTPNFGRKSLNEIKEVLSGMGLHLGMDVVDWPPENIEDLAKRFDDQF
- the rpsK gene encoding 30S ribosomal protein S11, yielding MARDKTRTKRKERKNIATGVAHVNSSFNNTKILISDVQGNAISWSSAGTMGFKGSRKSTPYAAQMAAEDAGRKAQEHGVRTLEVEVQGPGSGRESALRALAAVGFNITAIRDVTPIAHNGCRPPKRRRV
- the rpsM gene encoding 30S ribosomal protein S13 produces the protein MARIAGVNIPTGKRVPIALTYIHGIGPAYAHQICESTGIDAARRVNELSDAEVLQIREFIDQNLTVEGDLRREVQMNVKRLMDMGSYRGLRHRRGLPTRGQRTHTNARTRKGPAKPIAGKKK